Proteins from a genomic interval of Burkholderia cepacia GG4:
- the argE gene encoding acetylornithine deacetylase: MSTLDATAPSAADQGDASLVGLPWIKQLVSMDTTSRVPNLGLIETVRDALAAQGIVSTLTHDPREGWANLFATVPAHDGSTDGGIVLSGHTDVVPVDGQQWDSNPFAPEIRDGRLYGRGTCDMKGFIGTALALLPEMQATKLAKPIHFALSYDEEIGCAGAPLMIADLVKRGVKPSGCIVGEPTSMRPIIAHKGINAYRCCVRGHAAHSSLTPKGLNAIEYAARLICHIRDIADRFRAEGPFDDLYDVPFTTAQTSTIQGGNAINTVPAECRFDFEFRNLPTLDPEQIFTRIEAYAQETLLPQMRREHPNAAIEFSKIAAAPGLDATEQAAITQLVRALTADQDKRKVAYGTEAGLFERAGIPSIVCGPGNIEQAHKPNEYVELAQLAGCEQFLRKFIRSMSVDAH, from the coding sequence ATGTCCACTCTCGACGCGACGGCGCCGTCCGCCGCCGACCAAGGCGACGCTTCGCTCGTCGGCCTGCCCTGGATCAAGCAGCTGGTGTCGATGGACACGACGAGCCGCGTGCCGAACCTCGGCCTGATCGAAACGGTGCGCGACGCGCTCGCCGCGCAGGGCATCGTGTCGACGCTTACGCACGATCCGCGCGAGGGCTGGGCGAACCTGTTCGCGACCGTGCCCGCGCACGACGGCTCGACCGACGGCGGCATCGTGCTGTCGGGGCACACCGACGTCGTGCCGGTCGACGGCCAGCAATGGGACAGCAACCCGTTCGCGCCGGAAATCCGCGACGGCCGCCTGTACGGCCGCGGCACGTGCGACATGAAGGGCTTCATCGGCACGGCGCTCGCGCTGTTGCCCGAGATGCAGGCGACGAAACTCGCGAAGCCGATCCATTTCGCGCTGTCCTACGACGAGGAAATCGGCTGCGCGGGCGCGCCGCTGATGATCGCCGATCTCGTCAAGCGCGGCGTGAAGCCGTCCGGCTGCATCGTCGGCGAGCCGACCAGCATGCGGCCGATCATCGCGCACAAGGGCATCAACGCATACCGCTGCTGCGTGCGCGGCCACGCGGCGCACTCGTCGCTGACGCCGAAGGGCCTGAACGCGATCGAATACGCGGCGCGCCTGATCTGCCACATCCGCGACATCGCCGACCGCTTCCGCGCCGAAGGCCCGTTCGACGATCTGTACGACGTACCGTTCACGACCGCGCAGACGAGCACGATCCAGGGTGGCAACGCGATCAACACCGTGCCGGCCGAATGCCGCTTCGACTTCGAGTTCCGCAACCTGCCGACGCTCGATCCCGAGCAGATCTTCACGCGCATCGAAGCGTATGCGCAGGAAACGCTGCTGCCGCAGATGCGTCGCGAGCATCCGAACGCGGCGATCGAGTTCTCGAAGATCGCCGCGGCCCCCGGGCTCGACGCGACCGAACAGGCTGCGATCACGCAGCTCGTGCGCGCGCTGACGGCCGACCAGGACAAGCGCAAGGTCGCGTACGGCACCGAGGCCGGCCTGTTTGAACGCGCGGGCATCCCGAGCATTGTCTGCGGGCCCGGCAACATCGAACAGGCGCACAAGCCGAACGAGTATGTCGAGCTCGCGCAGCTCGCCGGCTGCGAGCAGTTCCTGCGCAAGTTCATCCGCAGCATGTCGGTCGACGCGCACTGA
- the ispD gene encoding 2-C-methyl-D-erythritol 4-phosphate cytidylyltransferase has translation MTPRLFALIPCAGTGSRSGSAVPKQYRTLAGRALLHYTLAAFDACSEFAQTLVVLAPDDTHFDARRFAGLRFAVRRCGGGSRQASVLNGLLELAEFGATDHDWVLVHDAARPGITPELIRTLVATLKDDPVGGIVALPVADTLKRVPAGGDAIARTESRDALWQAQTPQMFRIGMLRDAILRAQREGHDLTDEASAIEWAGHTPRVVQGSLRNFKVTYPEDFALAEAILARPANAS, from the coding sequence GTGACTCCCCGACTTTTCGCCCTGATTCCTTGCGCCGGCACGGGCAGCCGTTCCGGTTCGGCCGTGCCGAAGCAATACCGCACGCTGGCCGGCCGCGCGCTCCTGCATTACACGCTCGCCGCGTTCGACGCGTGCAGCGAATTCGCGCAGACGCTCGTCGTCCTCGCGCCCGACGACACGCACTTCGACGCGCGCCGCTTCGCGGGCCTGCGCTTCGCGGTGCGCCGCTGCGGCGGCGGCTCGCGCCAGGCGTCGGTGCTGAACGGGCTGCTCGAACTGGCCGAATTCGGCGCGACCGACCACGACTGGGTGCTCGTGCACGACGCCGCGCGCCCCGGTATCACGCCGGAGCTGATCCGCACCCTGGTCGCGACGCTGAAGGACGACCCGGTGGGCGGCATCGTCGCGCTGCCGGTGGCCGATACCCTCAAGCGCGTGCCGGCCGGCGGCGATGCGATCGCGCGCACCGAGTCGCGCGACGCGCTGTGGCAGGCGCAGACGCCGCAGATGTTCCGCATCGGCATGCTGCGCGACGCGATCCTGCGCGCGCAGCGGGAAGGGCACGACCTGACCGACGAGGCCAGCGCGATCGAATGGGCCGGCCATACGCCGCGCGTCGTGCAGGGCAGCCTGCGCAACTTCAAGGTCACGTACCCGGAAGATTTCGCGCTCGCGGAGGCGATCCTCGCGCGCCCCGCGAACGCTTCCTGA
- a CDS encoding carboxymuconolactone decarboxylase family protein — MEFIDSIKARIPDYAKDIRLNLDGTISRSSLEGTDAVGVALAAAVAAKSTVLVKTIREAGVLSPEETNAVLTAAALMGMNNTWYPYVEMADDADLKTQRAELRMGAYASHGGVDKRRFEMYALAASIVGKCHFCVKSHYALLKDEQGMTTTQLRDVGRIASVINAAAQVIAAEGA; from the coding sequence ATGGAATTCATCGACTCGATTAAGGCACGTATCCCCGACTACGCGAAGGACATTCGCCTGAACCTCGACGGCACGATCTCGCGCTCGTCGCTCGAAGGCACCGATGCGGTCGGCGTCGCGCTGGCGGCGGCGGTCGCGGCCAAGAGCACGGTGCTCGTGAAGACGATCCGTGAAGCCGGCGTGCTGTCGCCCGAAGAGACGAACGCCGTGCTGACGGCGGCCGCGCTGATGGGGATGAACAACACCTGGTATCCGTATGTCGAGATGGCCGATGACGCCGACCTGAAGACGCAGCGCGCCGAGCTGCGGATGGGCGCGTATGCGTCGCACGGCGGTGTCGACAAGCGCCGGTTCGAGATGTACGCGCTCGCCGCGTCGATCGTCGGCAAGTGCCACTTCTGCGTGAAGTCGCACTATGCGCTGCTGAAGGACGAGCAAGGGATGACGACGACGCAGCTGCGTGACGTCGGCCGCATCGCGTCGGTGATCAACGCCGCCGCGCAGGTGATCGCCGCCGAAGGCGCGTAA
- a CDS encoding PspA/IM30 family protein has product MSLFDSVSRTIKGLLNDAADSVQDPSRDARQIVRELDDSIGRAENSLIEIEAQVATQRSKRDAADDKVKKYEDGAKRALQAGDEALAREALAAQSNAEAERNALAAELTTLEPSVDKLKGQITDMRQRRNDLNARSNILQAKQEIAQAKDVAASALGGIGGKNLSEDFQKLEDKVALQNARSDARLNSADTSSGKALDDKLAALNKGPSVEDRLAALKKQLDTPAQ; this is encoded by the coding sequence ATGTCGCTTTTCGACTCTGTTTCGCGCACGATCAAAGGCCTGCTGAACGATGCGGCCGACTCGGTACAGGATCCGTCGCGCGACGCACGGCAGATCGTGCGGGAGCTCGACGACAGCATCGGCCGTGCCGAGAATTCGCTGATCGAGATCGAGGCACAAGTCGCGACCCAGCGCAGCAAGCGCGATGCGGCCGACGACAAGGTGAAGAAGTACGAGGACGGCGCGAAGCGCGCGCTGCAGGCCGGCGACGAAGCGCTCGCGCGCGAGGCGCTCGCCGCGCAGTCGAACGCGGAAGCCGAACGCAACGCACTCGCGGCCGAGTTGACGACGCTCGAACCGTCGGTCGACAAGCTGAAGGGGCAGATCACCGACATGCGTCAACGCCGCAACGACCTGAACGCACGCTCGAACATCCTGCAAGCCAAACAGGAAATCGCGCAGGCGAAGGACGTCGCGGCCAGCGCGCTGGGCGGCATCGGCGGCAAGAACCTGTCCGAGGATTTCCAGAAGCTCGAGGACAAGGTCGCGCTGCAGAACGCGCGCTCGGACGCACGCCTGAATTCGGCAGACACGTCGAGCGGCAAGGCGCTCGACGACAAGCTCGCCGCCTTGAACAAGGGCCCGTCGGTCGAGGATCGCCTCGCCGCGCTCAAGAA
- the ispF gene encoding 2-C-methyl-D-erythritol 2,4-cyclodiphosphate synthase: MDFRIGQGYDVHKLVPGRPLIIGGVTIPYERGLLGHSDADVLLHAITDALFGAAALGDIGRHFSDTDAAFKGADSRVLLRECVARVKAAGFTIQNVDSTVIAQAPKLAPHIDGMRANIAADLGLPLERVNVKAKTNEKLGYLGRGDGIEAQAAALLVKQGA, translated from the coding sequence ATGGATTTCAGAATCGGACAAGGCTACGACGTGCACAAGCTCGTCCCGGGGCGCCCCCTCATCATCGGCGGCGTGACGATTCCGTACGAGCGCGGCCTGCTCGGCCACTCGGACGCGGACGTGCTGCTGCACGCGATCACCGACGCGCTGTTCGGCGCGGCGGCGCTCGGCGACATCGGTCGTCATTTCTCCGACACCGACGCGGCGTTCAAGGGCGCGGACAGCCGCGTGCTGCTGCGCGAGTGCGTCGCCCGCGTGAAGGCGGCCGGCTTCACGATCCAGAACGTCGACAGCACCGTGATCGCGCAGGCGCCGAAGCTGGCGCCGCATATCGACGGGATGCGCGCGAACATCGCGGCCGATCTCGGGCTGCCGCTCGAGCGCGTGAACGTGAAGGCGAAGACCAACGAGAAGCTCGGCTATCTCGGCCGCGGCGACGGCATCGAGGCGCAGGCCGCCGCGCTGCTGGTGAAGCAGGGCGCTTGA
- a CDS encoding threonine/serine dehydratase: MSTESQGHAHTTIDGEPIPTLDEIAAQHFALSPWVARTPVFERADLPSLEGTHVNFKFELLQASGSFKVRGAFTNLLALDEARKNAGVTCVSAGNHAAAVAYAAMRLGSSAKVVMFHTASATRIAQCKQYRAEVVLAGSASQAFDLVRRIEAEEGRFFIHPFNGYHTILGTATLGYEWATQTPDLDAVIVPIGGGGLAAGMATALRLANPRVHVYGVEPEGADAMSRSFAANHTIKMSAMQTIADSLMAPHTEEYSYQLCRRHVDRIVTVSDDALRAAMLFLFSHLKLSVEPACAAPLAALLGPLRETLQGKRVGVLLSGTNTDPATLGMHLAHATLQR; the protein is encoded by the coding sequence ATGTCGACTGAATCACAGGGCCATGCCCATACGACGATCGACGGCGAGCCGATTCCGACGCTCGACGAAATCGCCGCGCAGCATTTCGCGTTGTCGCCGTGGGTCGCGCGCACACCGGTGTTCGAGCGCGCCGACCTGCCTTCCCTCGAAGGCACGCACGTCAACTTCAAGTTCGAGCTGCTGCAGGCGAGCGGCAGCTTCAAGGTACGCGGCGCGTTCACGAACCTGCTCGCGCTCGACGAGGCGCGCAAGAATGCCGGCGTCACCTGCGTGTCGGCCGGCAATCACGCGGCGGCCGTCGCGTATGCGGCGATGCGGCTCGGCAGCAGCGCGAAGGTCGTGATGTTCCATACCGCGAGCGCGACGCGCATCGCGCAGTGCAAGCAGTACCGCGCGGAAGTCGTGCTCGCCGGCAGCGCGTCGCAGGCATTCGACCTCGTGCGGCGGATCGAGGCCGAGGAAGGCCGCTTCTTCATTCATCCGTTCAACGGCTATCACACGATTCTCGGCACCGCGACGCTCGGCTACGAATGGGCGACGCAGACCCCCGATCTCGACGCGGTGATCGTGCCGATCGGCGGCGGCGGGCTCGCGGCCGGCATGGCGACCGCGCTGCGGCTCGCGAATCCGCGCGTGCACGTGTATGGCGTCGAACCCGAAGGCGCCGATGCGATGAGCCGCAGCTTCGCGGCCAATCACACGATCAAGATGAGCGCGATGCAGACGATCGCCGATTCGCTGATGGCGCCCCACACCGAGGAATACAGCTACCAGCTGTGCCGGCGCCACGTCGACCGCATCGTCACGGTGTCCGACGACGCGCTGCGTGCGGCGATGCTGTTCCTGTTCTCGCACCTGAAGCTGTCGGTCGAACCGGCGTGCGCGGCGCCGCTCGCGGCGCTGCTCGGCCCGCTGCGCGAAACGCTGCAGGGCAAGCGGGTCGGCGTGCTGCTATCGGGCACCAATACCGACCCCGCCACGCTCGGCATGCATCTCGCGCACGCGACGCTGCAGCGCTGA
- the mfd gene encoding transcription-repair coupling factor has protein sequence MPDNASTPFASPVARVKPGQRFAFDGAHGSADALAIARYLADHRDAVPLLAVICANAVDAQRLSQEIRYFSPNARVRLLPDWETLPYDTFSPHQDLVSERLATLHDLGEGRCDILLVPATTALYRMPPASFMAAYTFAFAQGERLDEAKLKAQLTLAGYEHVSQVVRPGEYCVRGSLIDLYPMGSPLPYRIDLFDDQVDSIRAFDPDTQRSLYPVRDVRLLPGREFPFDEAARTAFRSRWRETFEGDPSRAPIYKDIGNGVPSAGIEYYLPLFFDETATLFHYLPQDAHLVFAGDLETSIRRFTADTKQRHAFLAHDRERPILEPERLFLSDEDFFAFAKPFARVVLPAQPAGGWATGLPELTVDRHADDPLAALRTFVETSGKRVLLTVESAGRRETILQLLAEHHLRPTSNDHFAGWLESDARFALGVAPLASGFAVPGEGYALVTETELYGALGRRAGRRRQEQASNVDAMVRDLSELKVGDPVVHAQHGIGRYMGLVSMDLGEGETEFLHLEYAGDSKLYVPVAQLHVISRYSGADPDSAPLHALGSGQWERAKRKAAQQIRDTAAELLNLYARRAAREGHAFALEPRDYVKFAESFGFEETPDQAAAIAAVIGDMTSGKPMDRLVCGDVGFGKTEVALRAAFIAVMGGKQVALLSPTTLLAEQHTQTFADRFADWPVRIVELSRFKTAKEVNAAIAQINEGSVDIVIGTHKLLSSDVQFKRLGLVIIDEEHRFGVRQKEALKALRAEVDVLTLTATPIPRTLGMALEGLRDFSVIATAPQKRLAIKTFVRREEESVIREAMLRELKRGGQVYFLHNEVETIENRKAMLEELVPEARIAIAHGQMHERELERVMRDFVAQRANVLLCTTIIETGIDVPSANTIIMHRSDKFGLAQLHQLRGRVGRSHHQAYAYLLVHDPQSLTKQAQRRLEAIQQMEELGSGFYLAMHDLEIRGTGEVLGDKQSGEIHEIGFQLYTDMLNDAVKALKNGKEPDLTAPLAATTEINLHAPAILPADYCADVQERLSLYKRLANCEHGDAIDGIQEELIDRFGKLPPQAHALVETHRLRLAAKPLGIVKIDASEVAIGLQFEPNPPIDPMRIIEMVQKHRHIKLAGQDKLRIETRSPDLAIRVSTIKDTLRALAPRPGATSAAR, from the coding sequence ATGCCAGACAACGCTTCCACCCCGTTCGCCTCGCCCGTCGCCCGCGTCAAACCGGGCCAGCGGTTCGCCTTCGACGGCGCGCACGGCTCCGCCGACGCACTCGCCATCGCCCGCTATCTCGCCGACCACCGCGACGCGGTCCCGCTCCTTGCGGTGATCTGCGCGAACGCGGTCGACGCGCAGCGGCTGTCGCAGGAAATCCGCTACTTCTCCCCGAATGCGCGCGTGCGCCTGCTGCCGGACTGGGAAACGCTGCCGTACGACACTTTCTCGCCGCACCAGGATCTCGTCTCCGAGCGCCTGGCGACGCTGCACGACCTCGGCGAGGGCCGCTGCGACATCCTGCTGGTGCCCGCGACCACCGCGCTGTACCGGATGCCGCCCGCGTCGTTCATGGCCGCGTACACCTTCGCGTTCGCGCAGGGCGAACGGCTCGACGAGGCGAAGCTGAAGGCGCAGCTCACGCTGGCCGGCTACGAGCACGTGAGCCAGGTCGTGCGGCCCGGCGAATACTGCGTGCGCGGCTCGCTGATCGACCTGTACCCGATGGGCTCGCCGCTGCCGTACCGGATCGACCTGTTCGACGACCAGGTCGACTCGATCCGCGCGTTCGATCCCGATACGCAGCGCAGCCTCTACCCGGTGCGCGACGTGCGCCTGTTGCCCGGCCGCGAGTTTCCGTTCGACGAAGCCGCGCGCACGGCCTTCCGCAGCCGCTGGCGCGAAACCTTCGAAGGCGACCCGAGCCGCGCGCCGATCTACAAGGACATCGGCAACGGCGTGCCGTCGGCCGGCATCGAGTATTACCTGCCGCTGTTCTTCGACGAGACGGCCACGCTGTTCCACTACCTGCCACAGGACGCGCACCTCGTGTTCGCCGGCGATCTCGAGACTTCGATCCGCCGCTTCACGGCCGATACGAAGCAGCGCCACGCGTTCCTCGCGCACGATCGCGAGCGGCCGATCCTCGAGCCGGAGCGCCTGTTCCTGTCCGACGAGGATTTCTTCGCGTTCGCGAAGCCGTTCGCGCGCGTCGTGCTGCCCGCGCAGCCGGCCGGCGGTTGGGCGACGGGCCTGCCCGAACTCACGGTCGATCGCCATGCCGACGATCCGCTCGCTGCGCTGCGCACGTTCGTCGAAACGTCGGGCAAGCGCGTGCTGCTGACCGTCGAATCGGCCGGCCGCCGCGAAACGATCCTGCAGCTGCTCGCCGAACATCACCTGCGGCCCACGTCGAACGACCATTTCGCGGGCTGGCTCGAGAGCGATGCGCGCTTCGCGCTCGGCGTCGCGCCGCTCGCGAGCGGCTTCGCGGTGCCGGGCGAAGGCTACGCGCTCGTCACCGAAACCGAGCTGTACGGCGCGCTCGGCCGCCGTGCGGGGCGCCGCCGCCAGGAGCAGGCCAGCAACGTCGACGCGATGGTGCGCGACCTGTCGGAGCTGAAGGTCGGCGATCCGGTCGTCCATGCGCAGCACGGCATCGGCCGCTACATGGGCCTCGTGTCGATGGATCTCGGCGAAGGCGAGACCGAATTCCTGCATCTCGAATACGCGGGCGACAGCAAGCTCTACGTGCCGGTCGCGCAGTTGCACGTGATCTCGCGCTACAGCGGCGCCGATCCCGACAGCGCACCGCTGCACGCGCTCGGCTCGGGCCAGTGGGAACGTGCGAAGCGCAAGGCCGCGCAGCAGATCCGCGACACGGCCGCCGAGCTGCTGAACCTGTACGCGCGCCGCGCGGCCCGCGAAGGCCATGCGTTCGCGCTCGAGCCGCGCGACTACGTGAAGTTCGCGGAAAGCTTCGGCTTCGAGGAAACGCCCGACCAGGCCGCGGCGATCGCGGCCGTGATCGGCGACATGACGAGCGGCAAGCCAATGGACCGCCTCGTGTGCGGCGACGTCGGCTTCGGCAAGACCGAGGTCGCGCTGCGCGCCGCGTTCATCGCGGTGATGGGCGGCAAGCAGGTCGCGCTGCTGTCGCCGACCACGCTGCTCGCCGAGCAGCACACGCAGACCTTCGCCGACCGCTTCGCGGACTGGCCGGTGCGGATCGTCGAGCTGTCGCGCTTCAAGACCGCGAAGGAAGTGAATGCGGCGATCGCGCAGATCAACGAAGGCAGCGTCGACATCGTGATCGGCACGCACAAGCTGCTGTCGTCGGACGTGCAGTTCAAGCGCCTCGGCCTGGTAATCATCGACGAGGAGCACCGCTTCGGCGTGCGCCAGAAGGAAGCGCTGAAGGCGCTGCGCGCGGAAGTCGACGTGCTGACGCTCACCGCGACGCCGATCCCGCGTACGCTCGGGATGGCGCTCGAGGGGCTGCGCGACTTCTCGGTGATCGCGACCGCGCCGCAGAAGCGGCTCGCGATCAAGACCTTCGTGCGCCGCGAGGAAGAAAGCGTGATCCGCGAGGCGATGCTGCGCGAGCTGAAACGCGGCGGCCAGGTGTACTTCCTGCACAACGAGGTCGAGACGATCGAGAACCGCAAGGCGATGCTCGAGGAACTCGTGCCCGAGGCGCGCATCGCGATCGCGCACGGCCAGATGCACGAGCGCGAACTCGAACGCGTGATGCGGGATTTCGTCGCGCAGCGCGCGAACGTGCTGCTGTGCACGACCATCATCGAGACCGGCATCGACGTGCCGAGCGCGAACACGATCATCATGCATCGCTCCGACAAGTTCGGCCTCGCGCAGCTCCACCAGCTGCGCGGCCGCGTCGGCCGTTCGCACCACCAGGCCTATGCGTACCTGCTGGTCCACGATCCACAGTCGCTGACCAAGCAGGCCCAGCGCCGGCTCGAGGCGATCCAGCAGATGGAGGAACTCGGTTCGGGCTTCTATCTCGCGATGCACGACCTCGAGATCCGCGGCACCGGCGAAGTGCTCGGCGACAAGCAGTCGGGCGAGATCCACGAGATCGGCTTCCAGCTTTACACCGACATGCTGAACGACGCGGTGAAGGCGCTGAAGAACGGCAAGGAGCCCGACCTCACCGCGCCGCTCGCCGCGACGACGGAAATCAACCTGCATGCGCCCGCGATCCTGCCGGCCGACTACTGCGCGGACGTGCAGGAGCGGCTGTCGCTGTACAAGCGGCTCGCGAACTGCGAGCACGGCGACGCGATCGACGGCATCCAGGAGGAGCTGATCGACCGCTTCGGCAAGTTGCCGCCGCAGGCGCACGCGCTCGTCGAGACGCACCGGCTGCGGCTGGCCGCGAAGCCGCTCGGCATCGTCAAGATCGACGCGAGCGAAGTCGCGATCGGGCTGCAGTTCGAGCCGAACCCGCCGATCGATCCGATGCGGATCATCGAGATGGTGCAGAAGCACCGGCACATCAAGCTCGCGGGACAGGACAAGCTGCGCATCGAGACGCGCTCGCCCGACCTCGCGATCCGCGTATCGACGATCAAGGATACGCTGCGCGCGCTCGCGCCGCGTCCGGGCGCGACGAGCGCGGCACGCTGA
- a CDS encoding penicillin-binding protein 1A codes for MPIIKRPSSSSDRNEPHYTLRRSPSGAYYADDDNRDDDRRAPRSGGGGGGRRSFGSRVALWFVGLFATLAIVGALIVGYALVVMAPQLPSLDALTNYQPKVPLRVFSADHVLIGEFGEERRSLVRFQDIPDVMKKAVLAIEDYRFYEHGGVDFLGILRAGVADLMHGGARQGASTITMQVARNFFLSSEKTYTRKIYEMLLAYKIEKALTKDQILELYMNQIYLGQRSYGFAAAARVYFGKDLKDITLAEAAMLAGLPKAPSAYNPVVNPKRAKVRQEYILKRMLEIGYITQPQYDEAVKEEIHVRTPGNQYAVHGEYVAEMVRQMMYQQYKDETYTRGLTVTTTINSADQEAAYQAVRRGILDYERRHGYRGPEGSINLPAAGDDRDEAIDDALADHPDNGDLQSAVVLSAAPNALEVQFVGGATTTLGPAGLRFVAAALGPRANAALRIKPGSIVRVLKDGKTGWQVVQLPQVEGALVAIAPQDGAIRSLVGGFDFNKSKFNHVTQAWRQPGSSFKPFIYSASLDKGLGPATIINDAPLYFPPSVPGGTAWEPKDDDQPDGPMAMRTGLQRSKNLVSIRILASIGTQYAQQYVTQRFGFDPAKTPPYLPMALGAGLVTPLQLATGYAVFANGGYKVDPYLIAEVDDARGQPLQKSQPVVAGGTAPRTIEGRNAYVMNSLLHTVATAGTGAGTNALGRSDLQGKTGTTNDAKDGWFAGYQQSLVAVAWMGFDQPKSLGSREFGAQLALPIWVNYMRTALNGVPEQQMPMPDGLTSIDGELYYADRTPGNGFVASVDMNPVENAISANDALGSAGAAGLAPPPVTQQEKQQIMDMFESK; via the coding sequence ATGCCAATTATCAAACGACCGTCTTCTTCTTCCGACCGGAACGAACCCCACTACACGTTGCGCCGCTCGCCGTCGGGAGCCTATTACGCCGATGACGACAACCGCGACGACGATCGCCGCGCGCCGCGCAGCGGAGGCGGGGGCGGAGGCCGCCGCTCGTTCGGTTCGCGCGTCGCGTTGTGGTTCGTCGGCCTGTTCGCGACGCTCGCGATCGTGGGTGCGCTGATCGTCGGCTACGCACTCGTCGTGATGGCGCCGCAACTGCCGTCGCTCGATGCGCTGACCAACTACCAGCCGAAGGTGCCGCTGCGCGTGTTCTCGGCCGATCACGTGCTGATCGGCGAATTCGGCGAGGAGCGCCGCAGCCTCGTGCGCTTCCAGGACATTCCGGACGTGATGAAGAAGGCGGTGCTCGCGATCGAGGACTACCGCTTCTACGAACACGGCGGCGTCGACTTCCTCGGCATCCTGCGCGCGGGCGTGGCCGACCTGATGCACGGTGGCGCGCGCCAGGGCGCGAGCACGATCACGATGCAGGTCGCGCGCAACTTCTTCCTGTCGAGCGAAAAGACCTACACGCGCAAGATCTACGAGATGCTGCTCGCGTACAAGATCGAGAAGGCCCTGACGAAGGACCAGATCCTCGAGCTGTACATGAACCAGATCTATCTCGGCCAGCGCTCGTACGGCTTCGCGGCCGCCGCGCGCGTGTATTTCGGCAAGGACCTGAAGGACATCACGCTCGCGGAAGCGGCGATGCTCGCGGGGCTGCCGAAGGCGCCGTCCGCGTATAACCCGGTCGTCAATCCGAAGCGCGCGAAGGTCCGTCAGGAATACATCCTGAAGCGCATGCTCGAGATCGGCTACATCACGCAGCCGCAGTACGACGAGGCGGTGAAGGAAGAGATCCACGTGCGCACGCCGGGCAACCAGTACGCGGTGCACGGCGAATATGTCGCGGAGATGGTGCGGCAGATGATGTACCAGCAATACAAGGACGAGACCTATACGCGTGGGCTGACCGTCACGACGACGATCAACTCGGCCGACCAGGAAGCGGCATACCAGGCCGTGCGCCGCGGCATTCTCGACTACGAGCGCCGCCACGGCTATCGCGGGCCGGAAGGTTCGATCAACCTGCCGGCGGCCGGCGACGACCGCGACGAGGCGATTGACGATGCGCTCGCGGATCACCCGGACAACGGCGACCTGCAGTCGGCGGTGGTACTGTCGGCCGCGCCGAATGCGCTCGAGGTGCAGTTCGTCGGCGGTGCGACGACGACGCTCGGCCCGGCCGGGCTGCGCTTCGTGGCGGCCGCGCTGGGTCCGCGCGCAAACGCCGCGCTGCGGATCAAGCCGGGCTCGATCGTGCGCGTGCTGAAGGACGGCAAGACGGGCTGGCAGGTCGTGCAGCTGCCGCAGGTCGAAGGCGCGCTGGTCGCGATCGCGCCGCAGGACGGTGCGATCCGCTCGCTCGTCGGCGGTTTCGATTTCAACAAGAGCAAGTTCAACCACGTGACGCAAGCGTGGCGCCAGCCGGGTTCGTCGTTCAAGCCGTTCATCTACTCGGCGTCGCTCGACAAGGGCCTCGGGCCGGCGACGATCATCAACGATGCGCCGCTGTACTTCCCGCCGAGCGTGCCGGGCGGCACCGCGTGGGAGCCGAAGGACGACGACCAGCCTGACGGCCCGATGGCGATGCGCACCGGCCTGCAGCGTTCGAAGAACCTCGTGTCGATCCGGATCCTCGCATCGATCGGCACGCAGTATGCGCAGCAGTACGTGACGCAGCGCTTCGGCTTCGATCCGGCGAAGACGCCGCCTTACCTGCCGATGGCGCTCGGCGCCGGCCTCGTGACGCCGCTGCAGCTCGCGACCGGCTACGCGGTGTTCGCGAATGGCGGCTACAAGGTCGATCCGTACCTGATCGCCGAAGTCGATGACGCGCGCGGCCAGCCGCTGCAGAAGTCGCAACCGGTGGTCGCGGGCGGCACGGCGCCGCGCACGATCGAAGGCCGCAACGCGTACGTGATGAACAGCCTGCTGCACACTGTCGCGACGGCCGGCACGGGCGCGGGCACCAATGCGCTCGGCCGCAGCGACCTGCAGGGCAAGACGGGTACGACGAACGATGCGAAGGACGGCTGGTTCGCCGGCTACCAGCAGTCGCTCGTCGCAGTCGCGTGGATGGGCTTCGACCAGCCGAAGAGCCTCGGCAGCCGCGAATTCGGCGCGCAGCTCGCGCTGCCGATCTGGGTGAACTACATGCGTACCGCGCTGAACGGCGTGCCCGAGCAGCAGATGCCGATGCCTGACGGCCTGACGTCGATCGACGGCGAGCTGTACTACGCCGACCGCACGCCGGGCAACGGCTTCGTTGCGAGCGTCGACATGAACCCGGTCGAGAACGCGATCAGCGCGAACGATGCGCTCGGCTCGGCCGGCGCGGCGGGGCTGGCACCGCCGCCCGTCACGCAGCAGGAGAAGCAGCAGATCATGGACATGTTCGAGAGCAAGTAA